GGACACCAAGAAGCCCAAAAGTCAATCAATACATACTTGCCTTTTAAATCAGAGAGTGTGTAAGGTTCACCGTTTAAGTCCAATTGTGTGATGCTAGGTGATTTTTTACCTGGCATGGTATTTTTAAGTGCGTCCAAATATCTTTCAAATAACTTTCCGTCATTTGTTTTTCTAACTTTTTTGTCCAATTGCTTGAATAGGCCAGCCAATTCTTGATAGTCTGGATAGTAACCACCTACCTTTTGAATGAGGCGGATGGAGTTGACATCTTTTGGATTTGCTTTTACCTGTGCTATTAATTCTTCCTTTGTTTGGGAAAACAATAAGCTGGGAATAAGGGCTATTAATAATAATAATTTCTTCATTTTATGTTTTTCTGTAGGCCAAATTTATGGAATAACTACCAAACTACTAGATTTTTTTTTGTAAAAATCTCATTGCTGTATTTATTCTTTAATGATTCTCTTAGTAAATAATAACACTGATTGGGTGTAATTATTGGTTAAACAATTTTCAAAAGTGCGATTATTTGCTTTTAGAGCGACAAAAACAAAAAGATTTGCATTTTTTGTGGGCTGAGGCTTATAAATTACTAAATTTGAGGCTCACTAAGGTATTTTTCAATTTAAATGGCAAGATTAAATTTATTAGAGGAAACCCGCTTTGAGAAAGTTCCGGTAACGGTTTATCCCTCTCAAGACGAAGCTTCTGTAAAAGTTGCTGAGCGCATCGCTACTATCATTAAAGATAAGCAAGCAAAAGGGGAAAAGGCAGTTCTTGGATTAGCCACAGGAGCTACGCCGGTCAAAGTCTACAAAGAACTTGTTAGAATGCACAAAGAAGATGGTTTAAGTTTCAACAATGTTGTCACTTTCAACCTGGATGAGTATTATCCGATGCTTCCAACTGCAGAGCAGAGTTATGTAGCATTTATGAACAAGCATTTGTTCAGCCATGTTGATATTCCACAAGAAAACATCAACATTCCTGATGGTACGCTAGCACCAGAAGATGTTCAAGCTTTTTGTGAAGCTTATGAACAAAAGATCTCCAACTTAGGAGGTTTAGATATCCAACTATTGGGTATCGGTCGTACAGGACACATCGGTTTCAACGAACCAGGTTCTGCGCCAAACTCAGGTACTCGCTTGGTAACCTTAGATGACCTTACTAGAAGAGATGCTTCTCGCGAATTCGGTGGTAAGGAAAATGTACCAACAAAAGCGATTACAATGGGGGTCGGTACAATCTTTAAAGCCAAAGAGATTGTATTGATGGCATGGAACGAAAAGAAAGCTGAAATCGTGAAAAAAGCAGTTGAAGGAGAAATTTCATCTGAAATCCCTGCAACTTACCTTCAGATGTCTGACCATGTTGAATTTGTATTGGATGAAGATGCTGCGTCAGCATTGACACGTTTTAACCTTCCTTGGTTGGCTCATGATGTCATCTGGACCGATAAATTGGTTAAAAAAGCTGTCGTTTGGTTGTCACGGCATTTGGATAAAGCAATATTGAAACTTACAGATGATGACTACAATAACAACGGTATGGCTCAACTCATTACCGAGCAAGGTACCGCTTATAGCATCAACATCAGGATTTTCAATGAATTGCAACGTACGATCACAGGTTGGCCGGGAGGAAAACCAGGTGTAGACGATTCCAATCGACCTGAAAGAGCCGAACCTGCTCACAAAAATGTAATCCTATTCTCTCCACACCCTGATGACGACGTAATATCAATGGGTGGTACATTTATCCGTTTGGCGGATCAAGGTCACAATGTACATGTTGCTTACCAAACTTCAGGTAACACAGCAGTATGGGATGATGATGTATTGCGTTATTTAGAATTTGTTCAGGATTTCGCTGTAGCTATTGAAGATGATAATGGGGTAACCCGTAATATCTATGATGAAGCGCGTGAATTCTTCAAGGTAAAAACTCCTAACCAAGTAGATCCTGAGATTATCAGAACTATTAAAGGGTTAATCCGTAAAGGTGAAGCTATCGCTGGAGCTCGTTTTGTTGGTCTTCCGGATGAAAATATCCACTTTATGGACCTTCCATTCTATGACCGCGGTAAATTCTCCAAAGAAATCAACTTCGAAGATGATATTCAGCAAACAATGGAACTACTGCGTAAAGTTAAACCTCAACAGGTATTTGCAGCAGGAGATTTTGCAGATCCACATGGAACACACAAAGTTTGTTTCGATATTATCCTTGAAGCATTGCTTCGCTTAAGAGAAACTGATGAATGGACTAAAGATTGTTGGTTATGGTTGTACAGAGGAGCATGGCATGAATATCCTATCCACGATATCGAAATGGCTGTTCCACTATCACCACAAGAAGTGAAACGCAAGCGTTTGGCAATCTTCAAACATCAATCACAAAAAGACCTTCCTGTATTCCCTGGAGATGATCCAAGAGAATTCTGGGTTCGTGCTGAAGATCGTACTAGCGAAACTGCTGGCTTATACCACCAACTTGGTTTGGCGAACTATGAAGCAATCGAAGCTTTCGTACGTTGGAAATTTGATTAATAGTATCAGATATATACTTCTAAATGCCCCTTCTGTTAGGAGGGGCATTTTTTACGTCAAAAATTTCGGATTTTGAAGCTTTTTGTCGGATTCTTTATTTTTTAAATGTCTCTTCAACATTACTTTTGTTGCACTATTTAGAATTAGTACAAATAAAAGCAATGAAAATATCACATCTACTATTTTTCATTGGTGCAACTTTCTTTTATACAGCAGTTAATGCACAAACAACTATAAAAGGTAAATTAAGTACCAATAACAACGAGTCAATCTCTGGATTGAATATCAAAGTTAAAGATAAGGTTACCATGTCCGATACAGCAGGTAACTTTGATTATACATTCCATTCACTGGGAATTTCCAAGTTGAAATTACAGGTATGGGCTTTCATAAGGAGACCATTTTTGTAAATCCAAAAGATGAAGAAACATTCCTGGGAACCATAGTGATAAAACATTCCAACAACAATATCCAACAAGTCGATGTTACGGGTTACAATTCTTTGAATGAAAAGGTTCTGAACATTGGCAAGGCTGGCATCTTGGATCGTGATTTACCACAGGCTGTTCAGATTGTCAATGCTCAAGTTATCGAGGATCAACAGATCAATAGATTGAGCGACGCCTTGAAAAATGCCAATGGTGTTGCAATGGGGGCCAATAGAGGTGGTGTAAATGAGAATTTCTATGCTCGTGGATACAGTTTAGGTTCCAACAATATTTTCAAAAATGGAGCAAGGACAAACAATGGTGGATCAATCGAAGCAAGTACATTAGAATCGGTGGAGATATTAAAAGGTAGTGCTGCTATCTTATATGGCGGGGTTACAGGTGGTGCCGTTGTAAACTTGGTTACCAAAAAACCTAAGTTTGAATATGGTGGCGAGGTATCTATGCGTGTTGGAAGTTTTAATCAGTACAAACCAATTGTGATGTATATGGGCCGCTGTCGAAAAAGTTAGCTTTTCGTGTCGTAGGAACAGGCGAATACGCTGAAAGTTATAGAGATTATGTGGAGAGCAAACGCTTTTATATCAATCCATCATTATTATATCAGATCACTGAGAAATCTAGCTTGAATTTTATGTTCGATTACCTTAAATCAGACTTTACACCAGACTTTGGAATTGGATCGGTAGATGGTAAAATTAATGAAGAGGTAGGAAGAAATACATTTATAAATACGCCTTGGGCTTTTAATAAGACGAATTCTTCAAATGGGCAGATCAATTTTGAACATAAATTCTCTAACAATTGGGATTTACAAGCTATTGCGAGTTATCAAAAGTATGATCGTGATTATTATGGTTCGGAAGGATTCAAGCAAAGGCAGATGGTTTTGCACCGAGAGCTCTAAACAGAACCGAAACAAATGAATTAACATTCAATCAACAACTGAATTTGAAAGGAACAGTAATGACTGGAACCATAAAACATCAAATCTTAATTGGTGCCGATGCTGATCAATCAATTACCGAAAATTATGCTTTTAATATTTATGGGAAAGGGTTAGATCAAAAGCCTAATACTGCGTATGATACCATCAATGTGTTTGATCCTTATAATTCTATTTCTAGAACCGATATCCCTGGTGTAGATTTAAAAACTAGGACCACAACTGATATTTACAGATACGGTACCTTTGTTCAGGATTTAGTTTCATTGACAAAAGAATTCAAGGTGTTAGCAGGTATCCGTTATACGTATCAAAAGACCAAAAATGCCGAGGTATATGATTATGCAACAGGGGAAACAACAACAACTCCGAATAAAGGAAAAGATGATGTGGATATGGGAAATAAGATAGATAAAAGCATGGTCACCAAAAGTAGCTTTGATCTATCAACCCATCCCTACAACTAGTCTTTATGTAAGTTATGCAAATAATTTCACCTCAAATTCTGGGTATGACATCAATTATCAACCCATGGGACCATCATTGATAGATCAATATGAAGCTGGTGTAAAGAATGATTTCTTTAATGGTCGTGTGACAGCAAATCTGACCTGGTATAAAATAGTGAACAATAGGTTTGCACAGACCATTATCGAAGCAGACGGATCAGTAAAAAGATGCCAATATGAAGGAATTTACTGGTAAAACAGCTTCAGATGGTATCGAACTTGATGTATCAGGAAAGATTACCGAAGGGTTGAATATTTTAGCCGGATACAGCTACAATTTTATGAGATACCTGGAAACCAATGATAATGGAAATGTGGAAGATGTTCGTTTGGTTGGAACAACTGTCCACACAGCAAATGGAACAATTTTCTATACCTTACAAAATGGATCACTGAAAGGTCTGAAATTAGGATTTTCAACATTCTATACCGGAAAAAAGAAATGCAGGATGGAATAATACCAAAGTAAATGAAGAGAAGGTGTAAATAGATTGATCCCAGTTGATCCTTTCACAACATTTGATTTTTTCTGCAGGATACACTTATAAAAATTGGAGCATTCTAGGAAAGATCGCAAATATCGGAATGCATTCAATACTATGTAACATGAAAACTACAGTGTAAATCCAATTCCTCCTAGAAACTTTACAGGTACCTTGAGCTATAGATTCTAAGATTTGTTTCATAAATAGTAATAATTGCAAAAAGCTGCTTCAAATTTGAAGCAGCTTTTTTTATTAAAATAGATGGAGTATTGCTTTAGAATAAATGAATGGAGTTCAATATCTCAGGGATAGCCTGAACTCCCTCGTGTACCACCAGAAAAGTATAGCGCAATGAGTTGGGAATAATACCAAAAATACTTCTTGAATGCCGTAGTAAAATGAGTTGAATGCTTATAGCCTGTCATCCTTGCCACATCAGAAACACGATATTTGCCCATAAGAATCAGTTTTTTTGGCATGCTCCATTTTCATTTCCGTAATATAAGCTCATGATGGTCTTGCCGTAGTATTGCTTAAAGTGTTTTTTAAGATACTGTTCATTCGTGCCTACTGCTTTTGCAAGTTCGGTGATAGTGTGATTTTGCGAAAGATCCTCGTCAATTAACTTTTTTGGCCATTTGGATCTTTTTTCATAATGATTTTTATTGGAAATAATCTCTTTATTATCGTTCTCAACATACAAGCTCTCTACTTGATGAATGATAACCTCCAGCAATAATGATTGAATCTTAAGCTGATTTAAATATGAATCAGCTTCATATAAATCAAAAACCTGATTTAACGATAAAGAAATTCTTCCATCAGATTTGGTCAATAGGCCATGCAGAAAGCGCTGCTGATCCTCAACGTATTTATTATGGAAAGCTAAGAGTTTATCACTTGGAATAAGCATCAACAGGATTCTATTGTCTAGACAGATGCTTTTCAAATCAAAATGATCTCCCTTATTCATGTGAATCAGCATGTTCTCCCCTGACTGTAAGAGGTAAGAATTCTGCTGAATCTGTAGTCCGCAATTGGCAGAATCCTCTAGGACCAATAAATTTAAATAGCCTTCAATAGGTGAAATAAAGCTAAACCGTTGCCTTCCTTTAAGCACAGTGAAATACATCAATGTGCCCAATTCGAGCATATTGGCAGATAATTCATTGTTCTTTTTAGTTAAAATTTCCGATTGCGTAGCTTTTTTTTCCGATTGCGTCATTTTGCTATTTAGAATAATTCTACATTTGCAGCAGTATTTATTTAGACTTGTTCTAAAGAAAATCAAAATTAGTACATTAATCTGGAATAATGAAACATTTTTGCCTTACCAACTTATTTTTATTGATCACTACCTTGCTGTTTGCACAGCAGTCTACGATCACTGGAAAGGTTCATTTATTAGATGGAACACCTGTTTCAAAAGCAACAATCCGTATAGAAGGAACAAAGATCGTATCAGTTTCTGACGATCAAGGTCTTTATAAATTAGAACAAGTGCCATATGGTAAACAAACCATCTTGGTAACATCTGTCGAAATCAAATCCAAAAAGCTTCCGTTAGAAGTCAATAAGCCAACTTACGATCTTCATATTCATATCGATCCTAGAGGAGATATCAGCTTAGATGAAGTAAGGGTACAGGGCAATTCCGTAAAAAGACAAATTGAAACAAAGGGTTTTGCTGTAAATGTAATTGAAACTAAAGAAGCTTCTACAAGGAATATTCAAACCAATGAATTGCTGGATCGAACTGTAGGAGTAAGAGTTCGCCAGAGTGGAGGCCTTGGTTCTGAAGTGCAATATAATCTGAATGGAATGGACGGGTCGCTCAGTAGGAATATTTATTGATGGCATTGAAATTTCAACCTATGGATCTTCCTTCAACCTTAATAATATTCCTCCAGCCATGATTGAACGCATAGAGGTGTATAAAGGCGTATTGCCTGCACATTTAACAGGCGACCTATTAGGAGGAGCAATTAATATCGTACTCAAAAAAGGTACTTCAACAAATAACTTGTCTGCATCAATTTCTTACGGTCTTTTAATACTTCACAGGCGGATGTAAGTGGATTGTATAGAAATCCAAAATCTGGGTTTACAACCCGAGTTTCTGGAAGTTTTTTGAATACCGACAATGATTATGAAATATGGGGTAAGTTTTCTAAGTATATCGAGCCTAATGGTGTCGTTCAGCGTAATTATAGAACCAAAAGATTTTTTGATGGATATAGAGAATTGTCAGGAAGATTTGAAGCTGGATTCACTGATGTAAAATGGGCAGATGCTTTTTTCTTAGGTTATAATATCTCTGATTCATATAACGAAATACAACATGGACAAACGATGGGTACACCCTATATGGGAAGAACATCAGAAGCAAGTGCCAATGTATTAAGCTTAACATATAACAAAAAGGATCTATTAATTCCTGGCCTAGGATTGTCAACTAATGCAGTTCACAGTTTTAGAAATACAAATATCTTGATACTGTGCCTTGGGCATACAACTGGGATGGACAAATCCGTCTCGATTTAAATGGGAATCCTATACGGACACTTGATGGCGCTCAGCAAGGGAAACCTTCAATGACTGACATTGACCGTCAGGTAACTAATATCCGTACAAATTTAAGTTATGACATATTCTCAGGACATAGATTGTCCGTGAACCATGTTTTCTATTCCGTAGCCCGGAAGGATAAGAATTTGTTGATTAAGGACGGAAACACTGGTATTAATAGTTCAAACGACCTAGCAAAAAATGTAATTTCATTTAACTACGAGGCTCAAACCCTAAATAATAAACTTACTACAAATTTATTCTATAAAATTTACCAGCAGTCGATTGGTAGTAATATTTTCCGAAGTATTATTGAAAATGACCAAACTGTTATTGTCAAGGACGAAATGAAGGACAATAGAACGAATACGGGTTATGGACTTGCTGCTTCTTATAGGTTATTTGATCGTGTAATATTATTGGCTTCTGCTGAAAGAGCTGTCCGTATGCCTGTAGACATGGAAACTTTTGGAAGCCCAGAAGATAATGTGTTGGCAAATCCAGGGATATCTCCGGAAATCAGTAATAACTACAATGCTGGATTTAGATTAGGAACTTATCAGTTCGATAATCACAAGATTTCACTAGGGACAAATGTTTTCTGGAGAAATACTAAGGACCGGATTATGCCTAAAGCAAATGAATTGATCAACAATCAGGAGATTGAATTGACTCAGTATATTAACTTAGGGCTTTCTCAATCAGTAGGGTTCGAAGGAGAATTGACTTATGCTCATAAAGATAATCTCACGGTGATGTTCAATTTCTCGAAATTCAATTCACTATTCAAACAAGAATTTGATGAAAGCACAGGCCAAAAAATGACCTACTATAATAAACAGATCCCGAATGAACCATTCTACACCATGAATGGAAATGTTCATTACCGCTTGGATAATTTGATTCAAAAATCATCTCAATTGAACTTGTTTTACAACATTGGCTATGTTGCACCATTCAGTACTGTATGGCCAGATTCAGAATGGTTTGTTACTCCAGCTCAATATGCTCAAAATCTAGGTATGAGCTATGTTTTCCCTAGCAAGAAAATAATTCTGGCATTAGATGTCAAGAATGTTTTCAACGCGGAAATCTATGACAATTTTGGGGTTCAAAAACCTGGTCGTGGACTTTATCTAAAGCTGAATTACTCAATTAATAATATATAATAATTACTCTTAAATTTTTTTACAATGAAAATGAACATGCTAAAGTTTGCCCTAATAGGTGCAGTCGTTTCAACTATAAGTTTTTCAAGTTGTACCAAAGATAGTGGGCCAGTTACTGAAAATGAAGACAATGTTCGTTGGGTAACTGTTTCTGGAGCTTTAATGGATACAGAACCAGGTGATGGAAATGCAGGAACCATGGTTTTTGCCATGAAACTCGAAGACGTAAAAAACCCTGCATTCTCGGTTAATGTTTTTGACCAAGGACAGCACGTGAAATCATCAAGAACAGCTCGTCTGCAAGCATCTTCTGATGGTAAATACCTTTACAATATTCAATATACAGGTGATGATGGTGGTATGTTCCAAAAATATAGAGTGCGCGGTGGTAAGAATTTAGTTCCTGAAGGACCAGAAGTGCAAACTGCAATCTATGTTAGCACATCACCACGCTGGTTAAAAGCTGCTGAAGGAATTGGTGTAGCAGTTAGAGGAACAGGAAATGATGTAGTTTTTACAGGAGAGAAACCAAAGTTTGTGTATAAAGAAAGATCTTCGAAAATTGACGTTATTTCTTTGGATTTGAATAACCCTCAAATTACTAAAACCACTTCTTATGAATTGAAATTAACTCCAGAAGAAATTGAAAAAGGATACTACGTAAGCAGAATCGATGTTCCTGTAATCAACAAAGCTGGAAATAAGGTGTTTATTGGTGCTGCAGTAACCATGGATAACAAATCTTCATTCACCATAGGAACGGATGGCAAACCAACATGGTCAGAAGATAGAACGGGACAAAAAAGCTGGGCTAAAACATTGGTTTTAGATTACCCTTCATTAACTAACCCTAAAGTTCTTACATCAAACAAAACCAGAGGTAATACGAATGGATACAGAAGTACTATGCAATATGTAGGCACAGACGGACATGTGTATCAGGCAACATCTGGTGAAGCAGCAGGAGATGGTGGTTCAAAAATCTTAAGAATAAGCTCTGCTACGAACGATTACGACAATTCATTTGCTTTCAGTTTGGACCAAGCTTTAGGAGTTAAAGATTCTTACATCGAAACTTGGAAATATGTTGGAGATGGAATCGGGTTTGTAGTTTACAATATTGCAGGAAAAGGTGGGTATATCGCAAGAATTGACCTGAAAAACAATACCGCGAAAAAATATACAATTCCTAATGAAGATGAATTGAAATTCCGTCAGATCCAAAATATTTCTTTAGAAGGTGATGATGTGTTTATTGCAATTGCACCTGTAGGAAAAGATGGAAATATCTATGTATTCAACAGAAAAACGGGAGATATGGCTGTTGGAGCAAAACTTATTAATAAAACAGGTAACCAATATATCGGAGTTTATTAACAGAACTCTTCTAAAATATTCTTTCAGGTGAGCAAATTCTTGCTCACCTGATTTTTGATTTAAAAAAATTAGTATAAAGAGAGAGATGAGTAAAAGAGTAAAGAAAACGACAACATGGATGAAGGTGAGAAAGTTCTTCAACGACATCCATTTATGGGGAGGATTGATTTCAGGAATAGTGGTCTTTGTGGTCTGTATTACTGGTACTATATATACCTATAATACTGAAATTAGAGCCTGGGCACAACCGGAATTCAATAAAGTAAAGGTTGAGGGTCAAAAAAAGAATGCTGATGAGCTTTTAGCTGCGGTTCAGCCTGAAGTAAAGGGTAAAATCGTAGGCGTAAAAGTTCCTTATGCAGACAATGCGCCAACCATGTTCTTGTACAATAAAAAGGAAAAAGAAGGTGAAGGAAAAGGTTCAGCTGAAGGTAGGGGTCGTGAAGAAAGAAAAGGGTCAAACGAGTTAAAAAGTCCTGAACAAGGGAAAGAACGCGCAGGAGAAGGTAAATCCGAAGAGGGGAAAGAAGCTAAAACAGAGGCTATCCCAAATGTTAAGGCTGAAACTGAACCGGAAAAGAAAGTTGAAGGAACAAAACCAAATGCTGAACAAGGAAAACCTTCTGAGGTAAAAGGACCTCAAGGAGGCCAAAGAGGTGCTGGAGGCCCCGGTGGAGGCCGTGGTCCAAGAGCTAATCAATTGGCAGTAAATCCTTATTCTGGGCAGATTATTGGCGATCCTAGCGATGTAAAAACTAAAACTGCTGATTTTATGCAGAAAATGTTCAGCCTGCATAGATGGTTAATGTTGAATGAAATCGAAGAGCCAATCTTTGAAGGCATCGAAAATAGGAAATTAGGTTCTTGGATTACGGGTACTGCGACTTTATTGTTTCTTTTTGGGGTAATAACAGGAATTGTAATTTGGTTCCCAAATAAAATGAGATCATGGAAGAATGGATTGAACATCCGTTGGAGTGCAAACTGGAAACGGTTAAACCATGATCTGCACAATACATTAGGATTTTACAGCTGTATTATTTTATTCCTGATGGCAGTTACAGGACCATTCTGGTCTTTTGAATGGTACCGTGCAGGATGGCAAAAAACTTGGGGAACTTATAAATCTCCAGATGCTCCAAAAGAAGAAAAAGCACCTGTATTTTCCACATTACCGGCTAATGGTAAAAATCCGTTGAATATTGAAGAAACAATATTGGCGGTCAACAAAATCCTTCCATA
The Sphingobacterium daejeonense genome window above contains:
- the nagB gene encoding glucosamine-6-phosphate deaminase, which codes for MARLNLLEETRFEKVPVTVYPSQDEASVKVAERIATIIKDKQAKGEKAVLGLATGATPVKVYKELVRMHKEDGLSFNNVVTFNLDEYYPMLPTAEQSYVAFMNKHLFSHVDIPQENINIPDGTLAPEDVQAFCEAYEQKISNLGGLDIQLLGIGRTGHIGFNEPGSAPNSGTRLVTLDDLTRRDASREFGGKENVPTKAITMGVGTIFKAKEIVLMAWNEKKAEIVKKAVEGEISSEIPATYLQMSDHVEFVLDEDAASALTRFNLPWLAHDVIWTDKLVKKAVVWLSRHLDKAILKLTDDDYNNNGMAQLITEQGTAYSINIRIFNELQRTITGWPGGKPGVDDSNRPERAEPAHKNVILFSPHPDDDVISMGGTFIRLADQGHNVHVAYQTSGNTAVWDDDVLRYLEFVQDFAVAIEDDNGVTRNIYDEAREFFKVKTPNQVDPEIIRTIKGLIRKGEAIAGARFVGLPDENIHFMDLPFYDRGKFSKEINFEDDIQQTMELLRKVKPQQVFAAGDFADPHGTHKVCFDIILEALLRLRETDEWTKDCWLWLYRGAWHEYPIHDIEMAVPLSPQEVKRKRLAIFKHQSQKDLPVFPGDDPREFWVRAEDRTSETAGLYHQLGLANYEAIEAFVRWKFD
- a CDS encoding carboxypeptidase-like regulatory domain-containing protein, producing MKHFCLTNLFLLITTLLFAQQSTITGKVHLLDGTPVSKATIRIEGTKIVSVSDDQGLYKLEQVPYGKQTILVTSVEIKSKKLPLEVNKPTYDLHIHIDPRGDISLDEVRVQGNSVKRQIETKGFAVNVIETKEASTRNIQTNELLDRTVGVRVRQSGGLGSEVQYNLNGMDGSLSRNIY
- a CDS encoding helix-turn-helix transcriptional regulator, producing the protein MTQSEKKATQSEILTKKNNELSANMLELGTLMYFTVLKGRQRFSFISPIEGYLNLLVLEDSANCGLQIQQNSYLLQSGENMLIHMNKGDHFDLKSICLDNRILLMLIPSDKLLAFHNKYVEDQQRFLHGLLTKSDGRISLSLNQVFDLYEADSYLNQLKIQSLLLEVIIHQVESLYVENDNKEIISNKNHYEKRSKWPKKLIDEDLSQNHTITELAKAVGTNEQYLKKHFKQYYGKTIMSLYYGNENGACQKN
- a CDS encoding TonB-dependent receptor, which translates into the protein MPWAYNWDGQIRLDLNGNPIRTLDGAQQGKPSMTDIDRQVTNIRTNLSYDIFSGHRLSVNHVFYSVARKDKNLLIKDGNTGINSSNDLAKNVISFNYEAQTLNNKLTTNLFYKIYQQSIGSNIFRSIIENDQTVIVKDEMKDNRTNTGYGLAASYRLFDRVILLASAERAVRMPVDMETFGSPEDNVLANPGISPEISNNYNAGFRLGTYQFDNHKISLGTNVFWRNTKDRIMPKANELINNQEIELTQYINLGLSQSVGFEGELTYAHKDNLTVMFNFSKFNSLFKQEFDESTGQKMTYYNKQIPNEPFYTMNGNVHYRLDNLIQKSSQLNLFYNIGYVAPFSTVWPDSEWFVTPAQYAQNLGMSYVFPSKKIILALDVKNVFNAEIYDNFGVQKPGRGLYLKLNYSINNI
- a CDS encoding TonB-dependent receptor domain-containing protein, with translation MIYQPIPTTSLYVSYANNFTSNSGYDINYQPMGPSLIDQYEAGVKNDFFNGRVTANLTWYKIVNNRFAQTIIEADGSVKRCQYEGIYW
- a CDS encoding TonB-dependent receptor domain-containing protein, producing the protein MKGTVMTGTIKHQILIGADADQSITENYAFNIYGKGLDQKPNTAYDTINVFDPYNSISRTDIPGVDLKTRTTTDIYRYGTFVQDLVSLTKEFKVLAGIRYTYQKTKNAEVYDYATGETTTTPNKGKDDVDMGNKIDKSMVTKSSFDLSTHPYN
- a CDS encoding TonB-dependent receptor plug domain-containing protein, with protein sequence MGFHKETIFVNPKDEETFLGTIVIKHSNNNIQQVDVTGYNSLNEKVLNIGKAGILDRDLPQAVQIVNAQVIEDQQINRLSDALKNANGVAMGANRGGVNENFYARGYSLGSNNIFKNGARTNNGGSIEASTLESVEILKGSAAILYGGVTGGAVVNLVTKKPKFEYGGEVSMRVGSFNQYKPIVMYMGRCRKS
- a CDS encoding PepSY-associated TM helix domain-containing protein, with the translated sequence MSKRVKKTTTWMKVRKFFNDIHLWGGLISGIVVFVVCITGTIYTYNTEIRAWAQPEFNKVKVEGQKKNADELLAAVQPEVKGKIVGVKVPYADNAPTMFLYNKKEKEGEGKGSAEGRGREERKGSNELKSPEQGKERAGEGKSEEGKEAKTEAIPNVKAETEPEKKVEGTKPNAEQGKPSEVKGPQGGQRGAGGPGGGRGPRANQLAVNPYSGQIIGDPSDVKTKTADFMQKMFSLHRWLMLNEIEEPIFEGIENRKLGSWITGTATLLFLFGVITGIVIWFPNKMRSWKNGLNIRWSANWKRLNHDLHNTLGFYSCIILFLMAVTGPFWSFEWYRAGWQKTWGTYKSPDAPKEEKAPVFSTLPANGKNPLNIEETILAVNKILPYDGDYTINFAKDSVGTVTVSKNRVGFFAPSAGDKLTLDQYSGEVLEKDIFREKPFNERASASIKALHIGDIYGPFYKTTLFYILSDCYFIACYRRYDMDQ
- a CDS encoding TlpA disulfide reductase family protein produces the protein MKKLLLLIALIPSLLFSQTKEELIAQVKANPKDVNSIRLIQKVGGYYPDYQELAGLFKQLDKKVRKTNDGKLFERYLDALKNTMPGKKSPSITQLDLNGEPYTLSDLKGKYVLIDFWASWCPPCREENPKLVKTYAEFKDKNFEILGVLSIANLTLGQRQ
- a CDS encoding TonB-dependent receptor, which translates into the protein MKEFTGKTASDGIELDVSGKITEGLNILAGYSYNFMRYLETNDNGNVEDVRLVGTTVHTANGTIFYTLQNGSLKGLKLGFSTFYTGKKKCRME
- a CDS encoding TonB-dependent receptor plug domain-containing protein, with translation MEWTGRSVGIFIDGIEISTYGSSFNLNNIPPAMIERIEVYKGVLPAHLTGDLLGGAINIVLKKGTSTNNLSASISYGLLILHRRM